In Streptomyces hawaiiensis, one genomic interval encodes:
- a CDS encoding ArsR/SmtB family transcription factor, which yields MGHGAVTPVQDAGERVRLDADNVAKVATTLQALSTPSRLLILARLREGPLPATELAAEVGMEQSACSHQLRLLRNLGLVVGERRGRSVVYALHDHHVAELLDQAVFHVEHLRLGISDAAD from the coding sequence ATGGGTCATGGAGCCGTCACCCCCGTGCAGGACGCCGGCGAGCGCGTACGCCTGGACGCGGACAACGTCGCGAAGGTCGCCACCACGCTCCAAGCCCTGTCCACACCCTCCCGGCTGCTGATCCTGGCGCGGTTGCGCGAGGGCCCGCTGCCGGCCACGGAGTTGGCCGCCGAGGTGGGCATGGAGCAGTCGGCCTGCTCGCACCAGCTGCGGCTGCTGCGCAATCTGGGCCTGGTCGTGGGCGAGCGGCGGGGCCGTTCGGTGGTCTACGCGCTGCACGACCACCATGTCGCCGAGCTGCTCGACCAGGCCGTGTTCCACGTGGAGCATCTGCGCCTGGGCATCAGCGACGCCGCCGACTGA